A window of Primulina tabacum isolate GXHZ01 chromosome 4, ASM2559414v2, whole genome shotgun sequence contains these coding sequences:
- the LOC142542078 gene encoding uncharacterized protein LOC142542078: protein MAVDICSEISSPFATPRIPFSHDPIREEDDNIVAVDFNFCIIQNLSQPISSADELFANGKILPLKSKKIQTHQTDPIQAHSKPRKITTPPHKTIENPIENTKKKRLVEFLSTSFDADDEQEDSNKRLTKPFWKFRRSSSACENGGNSSNSGLLRSLHFLTRSNSTGSAPNPNPNPKHKVMQKQHSTKESSNLRSSPIQYYPYYNTAERPYLNKSSNRSYGNGVRISPVLNIPPTYIAKGRVSFFGIGSFFCSKKSKKKKK, encoded by the coding sequence ATGGCAGTTGACATATGCTCTGAAATCTCAAGTCCGTTCGCCACTCCAAGAATCCCATTTTCTCATGATCCAATTAGAGAAGAAGACGACAACATCGTGGCCGTTGATTTCAACTTCTGCATCATCCAAAACTTGTCGCAACCAATCTCCTCTGCCGACGAACTCTTCGCCAATGGGAAAATCTTACCTCTCAAATCCAAGAAGATCCAAACCCATCAAACAGATCCGATTCAAGCCCATTCTAAACCCAGAAAAATCACCACTCCACCCCACAAAACCATCGAGAATCCAATCGAAAACACAAAGAAAAAGCGATTGGTCGAGTTCTTATCCACCAGTTTCGATGCTGATGATGAGCAAGAGGATAGCAACAAGCGACTTACAAAACCCTTTTGGAAGTTCAGACGAAGCAGCAGCGCCTGCGAAAATGGCGGAAATAGCAGCAACAGCGGGTTGCTTCGATCTTTACATTTTTTAACACGTAGCAACTCAACGGGTTCTGCTCCGAATCCAAATCCAAATCCAAAGCACAAAGTTATGCAGAAGCAGCATTCAACAAAAGAATCTTCAAATTTACGTTCATCTCCAATTCAATACTACCCTTATTACAATACAGCTGAAAGGCCTTATTTGAACAAGAGTTCCAACAGATCATATGGCAATGGTGTCAGAATTAGTCCGGTTCTGAACATTCCTCCAACTTACATTGCTAAAGGTAGAGTAAGTTTTTTTGGGATTGGTTCTTTTTTCTGTAGTAAAAAAtccaagaagaagaagaaatga
- the LOC142543590 gene encoding uncharacterized protein LOC142543590 translates to MGTKRPNALHNFTFPADLRWGNQRFLRCIKVDSGDQVSPLGQFTANDAGSSDHHHQQSINQRRTTSERERDKDSPASELIPFGSLQMCSTPSPVSDGSRRISEVGDDVLAAMREDVKLDDQTAAGELKGAAFKDGHKDAEVFVSLLPPHPPVPQYSAVIPGEGETKTPWNLRKRPAACKTPLSGFIFGSNGGASATGVRGKALRADGATEVTDVLSRLRSGGNVAAICGEKLTREKFSVALSRKEIGEDFLAFTGHKPPRRPKKRAKILQRELNTLFPGLGLTEITADMYKVSEGAP, encoded by the exons TGATTCTGGTGACCAAGTCTCTCCGCTAGGCCAATTCACGGCCAATGACGCTGGTTCATCTGATCACCACCACCAACAATCAATCAATCAGCGGCGGACTACAAGTGAGAGGGAGAGAGACAAAGACTCTCCTGCTTCTGAATTGATTCCTTTTGGATCCCTTCAAATGTGTTCTACTCCATCGCCGGTGTCAGATGGTAGCCGGAGAATTAGCGAGGTCGGGGATGACGTGTTGGCCGCCATGAGAGAGGACGTGAAGCTTGATGATCAGACGGCTGCTGGTGAATTGAAAGGTGCGGCCTTTAAGGATGGTCACAAGGATGCTGAGGTTTTTGTATCTTTGCTACCGCCGCACCCACCGGTACCGCAGTATTCGGCGGTGATTCCTGGCGAAGGAGAGACCAAAACGCCGTGGAATCTGAGGAAGAGGCCAGCTGCCTGTAAGACTCCGTTAAGTGGGTTTATTTTCGGTTCAAATGGTGGTGCTTCTGCCACCGGGGTTAGAGGGAAAGCTTTGAGGGCGGATGGGGCAACGGAGGTGACTGACGTATTGTCCAGGCTTAGAAGTGGCGGCAACGTGGCGGCGATTTGTGGAGAGAAATTAACACGGGAGAAATTTTCGGTTGCCCTGTCAAGGAAAGAAATCGGAGAGGATTTCTTAGCTTTCACTGGTCACAAACCACCGCGCAGACCCAAGAAAAGAGCCAAAATTCTCCAGAGAGAATTGAAT ACACTATTCCCTGGATTGGGTTTGACAGAAATTACGGCAGATATGTATAAAGTTTCTGAAGGTGCTCCGTGA